A region of the Pempheris klunzingeri isolate RE-2024b chromosome 21, fPemKlu1.hap1, whole genome shotgun sequence genome:
GACATGTATCTTGTAGAGCTGTAATATACGCACAGCGGTCTGTTTGCTCCGTAGATACATCAGAGACACAACACAATGCAGACAGTGTCAATAAATTCAAACTGTTGACGATTTGCCACTGTTGTGTCCCCTGGGTGACAAGCAACATTGTTAACATCTTGATACCATCTTCtgttcacacaaacatatttgCTGGGGACTTGACTGACAGGCGCGTGGGAACATGTTGTATGATAATGCTTTGGATATCAGCCCTGCTCACACTTCTGCTGATAATGACCCCTTTCAGATGCGGCAAAGTTAATGTACTTACACAGTGTAGCAGTGATAGGCATGTATAAGCATGACAGGGGGCTTCATATTTGTCTGAGATGTTGCCTCAGAGTGACAGCGGTGGGATGGGGTTAGAAGggtgttaataataataatgcggACATTTAAATCCCATGCAAGGGCTCGTATATCCACCAGCCTCTACTGTCACTGTTAATAACAGTGGGCAGACATCAAAGACACACTAATAGAAATTCCCGTTTTGTATTTTTCCCATTGTTTTGTTCCCTTTTTGTGTCATCCCCTGCGACTTCGATTCCATTCATCCAGATATTCACTCTGAGATTGAACCTAACTTGAAGCATATTAAATGAATGAGGCTGAGCTGGAGGTAGCAGCATTTGTTACAATCCATTGGAATTCAtgtctcccctttctctctccctcccttgtcCTTCTTTGATGCTGTCTAGGCCTGTGAAATGTAGTGTTGAGTAATAACTCCATTGCGTTGATTATTAGCCTTCACAATAGAGGCAAGCCTCCACTGTCTGAGCACAGTCCCTGAGTGGAAGGCTGGTGTAACTTAATGTGGCATGAAAATAGCTCCTCAATTTTCCTACTCACAGCCTTTCTAGAAACTGCCCTGTTCCACCCAGTAGATGCCTCTGGCCTTCACtgtttcactccctctctcccagctttctcttcctctgactcTCATAGCGTACCAGCCCATTCAGCCACCACACACCTCAGGCAAGACTCAAagatctgtgtatgtgtgtgtgtacataagtATGTGCGTGCAGGTGCATGTCAGCAGAGAGCCGGGTTGGACATGAAGGGGACTCACAAAGTGAGATGTAAGGGAAAATGGCGACATAgtgaggagcaggtggagggtcTGTGATTTATACTCGGAGGATTTGAGCGTGAAATCAATTTGTGTTTAAGGAGAAGTGAGGCTCCATGGAGCCACTGTGCACCACAGATAGACCTTGAGAAATTAATGCTCTCATCTGAAAGggaaggagaagatggaggaacAGTGGGATGGATGGACACGAGAGGAGGATGGAAAGGTAAGAACAGAAGGTTAAAGACGAAATGGTGAAAGTATAACCCATCAATATTAACCCCTCAATATATCATTGGAGGGAAAAGCTTGTGCTGATTGTAGATGCATTTTTAAGTTTGGAAAGTTCGCACTCCttcaaacagctgcttatttacacattcagaagaaaaaataggctgaatatattttatacggttttatatgttaaatattaaaagctGAGATTGTTTGTAGGGTTAGATAAATAGATGCTAAGATAGAAATGTTGGATTTGTGTCAGTAAAACTAACAGTGTGTGCTGAGCTTTGCTTCCTTATAGAAATGACTGAGAAGCTGCACCGAGGCATAAAGAGAAGGATGGAGTGTGATTTTGGAAGCAAAATTAGGACAAAGATGAGAAATGATTGAAGAGATCAAgtacaagagaagagaaggtaGAAAAACAAGCCTTTGCAGACAAGCAGACAAGCAGTCCTCTCAAATCCCATTTGAATCAAGTACATGTAcctctcatttctcatttcccCTGCTGCATCTACTAGCTAAGCAACTGAAGGTTAAAAAATACAGCTGGACGCCGCCCCCCTGCAGCAAGATGTGCACTACTGTTTGACATAGGTGTTATGGTTCATTTACACCTGCAGGAAGTGACAGGATGTTTAAATTTGATCCATGCCAAGTCTTTCACAGGGTGCTAAGACTGAACATTGCTGATTAATACAGGTCAACATAGCCacagaaaatggaaaacctTTGTGAAAGGCTCAGTGTGAACATAAATTCTGAGcaaaacatcacagctgtgataaaacatttttaaaaaaagctacCCGGTGCCATGTTGTTGATAAcagttacatttacattgtATTTGTTAGTGGGGTTTTACATAATAGTATGTACCAAGATAATGGCactgtatttgttttgattGCCTGCATTTTACTAGCCAATCACATTCATGCTCACCCTCagatttttagatttagattcTCCAACAGGCCCACCCTGCATGTCATTGGACTGTGGAAATCCTTACTTACACAAATGTAACATTGAAAACACTTACTGCACACTGATGATCTGTTCAGATGAAGACCAGGAGTTTTCACAAGAGCAGCTTTTCAATCATCAgctgacttttaaaatgtcacgtaACCAGAGAAAACTACCTGAGGAGTTAGAGTGATTAGACTGTGCATGTTACCACCTCCCCTGCTAAAAGACTTAAGCAGGGACAGGGATGTGGTTTGGCAAGATGGACTGAAGGCTAAAAGtttggagggaggagatgccAGATCTATAGCCCGAGCTGTTGTGGCTTTCCTGGAGAAGTGTCGTCATGACGGGGATTAACAATGGGGTCCATAAAGTACTGAAGGAGGAGTATGGCCTCAAACATCTGGCTCTTATtcgctgtgtgtgtcactctctgCAGCTTGCTGTAAGTCATGCTTCCAATGACACCATCCCCCCTAGTGTGGAGTACTTGGTACGGGAGACTTAGAACTGGTTTTCAGTGTCTCCAAAGCGCAGGGAGGCCTACAAAGCCATATATGAGAGCATCAACTGTGGGGAGAAACCCTTACAAATAACCAAGGTGTGTGCCACACGCTGGCTCTCCATTGAACCAGCGGTTTCACGCATTTTGGACCAGTGGGAGGTGCTTAAACTGCATTTCACATTCACCAAGTCCAGTGAACACTGCTACATGGCTGAGGTTTTATACTccatgtccatccatccatccattatctataccgcttatccgtcagggtcgtgagctgacttcgggcgagaggcggggtacaccctgaactggtcgccagccaatcacagggccacatacagagacagacaagcactcactctcacactcacacctacaggcaatttagagttaccaattaacccagctagcatgtcttttggattgtgggggaaagccggagtacccggagagaacccacgctagcatgcaaaactccacacagaaagattccaggttcaaaccaggaaccttcctgctgtgaggcaacagtgctaaccacagcaccaccatgatGCCCCCTTTTCCATGTACAGTGATCCTCAAAACATCTTGTGTCTGACTTTTTTGAAGTCAGTGCTGGATGAGGTACAGTTCACATCAGCTGCTTACTCATTTAAGTCAGCTCCCTCAGTTGATGAACCTGCCATAGAAAGCCTTGACCAAAATGAAGatgacctgctctttctgtgaggcagcacagtgtgtgtgtgtgtggaactgAACCTGAATTAGGGCCAGACTAGTTGCCATAattttctcacattgccattgacagttttttctattgtctctttttggtcgttattggttgttaatgttgtcaagttaaaaccgTCTATCCAAAAAATTGTAATTATAGCTACTTTCTTCACTGAGGAGTTGGAAACACTGGTCATTTCCTCGACCCGAGAAACGTCGCAGCgtagtgacacaaccagccaggaaagtttagcaataactctgtaggtgtgttcatcataaacaaaatgtaatgaattagcgaccacagtcattgcaccgcctagtgacaacaggaagtaataCTTTTGTGcccaatcatcatttgatttgcatgaaattttcacggtgtagtcaacatttcatttgctgaaatataggatgcaattagtggctgttctctagcgccacataggggacacaggaagtgacgtgtaactccttcatgcactgtccgaaatacatgaaaattctgagccgcATGGAACGGTCGGTGTCcggcaacaggacgaagccACCGCACAcccgacatgcacaaaggtgcgagggcccttcaacgttgcttgcagctttaattgtggGTTACATTCCTACCTCACAGATCAAACCGTGGGAAAATATTCTTCCAGACAAAATGTGGATTTATTTTGGCGTAAAGAGAAGTTTGGGATCCCCTGCTGTAGGCCTGCCTATACATCGTCCTCAAGGAAGTAAAATCCTCTGCAGAAAAATATGCTGGATGTCCATTCCAAGGCTGGAGCAATGTATCATAGAAGGTCTATACAAAGTATTTGGctttacacacagacataaatagATTTCCATTTTGTCATGTACTTATTTAACCATATGCTGGAAAGAAGTATATTTGCTGTAGAACATTCACAATTATATGAGTGCATCAACGGTGAAACATGATTTAGTGTTAAAGTTGAACACGCAGTGTTAAAGTTGAACATTTGAAAACTAGAAACTAATAAGATATGCCTCAGAGACAAGATCAAGCATAAAGACATACAGATCGTGTGCTAATGTGTATGCGCATACTGTCAAATGTACCCTGACACTCTAACCTGTACTGTAGCACAGCCTCAGCAATATGTGCCTCCCCACAGCCAAGTGTGTGCAGCTGTACAAAACGACAGCAGCTCATCTCACTCAAACTTGTGTTAATCAGTGAAATaagctgctttgtgtctgtttggacAACACATTTCCACGCACACATGGCTCCCTGTTGGCACATGGTGATTTGTCGTTGCACTGAGGTTTCAAACcagcaaaagaaaacagtggaCTAAATATCTGTGGCCACATATCATTATTCCGTCACTCAGATAAATTATCGGCAAGGTCACCAAACATGGTGGAGACGCTGGTCCTGCAAAGGCTTTGATTTTTAAGGCAGACATTACaacgtgccccccccccagcaccactTCTACAAGgaggtttttttctttaccaacatttttaaactgtttaGTGCTTTTAGTGAATGAATTTGTAGGCACTTCAGCATTAACATGCCATGATAGATATTTGGTTAATTTTTATCATGTTTGTCCTAAAGAGCAGTGTGCAGGACTGGTGTTACTATTGAGCTCTAAGGCCATGTTGTAATGGGTATTTTTAAGGCtaattccagtattttttaACTCAATATAGCTTAATTTGACTATTTTTTAgtccaagaaaagaaaaaaaaagcatcagttAATGAATAAATTAAGGATTGATAGGGTCCCCACCAAAATTATATTTCAAGATTTAGAGAAGGCTTTGTAGGATTTGAGgaatacataaaataaagttgaattaaTAATATGTGACAAATCTTTCTGAAGAAGGGTTGTGGGGTGGGGTTGGTGGATATGATTCAGGACTTCATTATTTCTAACATTCTGGCTACGGCCCTGATTAGGGAGCTTATGTCCAAAACAAATATGTTCATATGTATGTGAGAGAAGCCAGTCTCTTCTTGGTCACTGTGCTGCCGCAGATTTTGGAATGACAATATTCCTTTTGGCACAGTACATTAGGTCAGAGATCATCAAGGGCAATAATTCTGAACAGCTTGTTTCGGCTTGCTAAAGTGAAGACTTCAAACCCTGGCCAAACATCAAGGAGTAACATATCTATGTCATTTTCCTCTAGTGCCTAAATAACATTTCAGCCTGCCAAATCCATTCAAAGACGAGGCAAAATCCAATTTTGAAACCGAACTGAAAAAGAGTCATTTCAAAATTGGCCACATTATTTGCTAATTGATTATTGTTACGCTAAAATGCATTATAATGCATAAATGTGTACTTCACTATGCCCCGGAACCCCCTGAGCTCACGTACCATGTTTCTAAAGTCCTGGCGGCAGTCCTGACTGGACCTGTCTCAACACGAACCTGTGCACAGGAAGAAATCtctaaaaagtaattttttactCATTGACACCGCAGCCTCTGAGTTCGATCCAGTATGCAGAACAAAGCACAACCAGGGCACCTTTCATCATGCTGAACAGAATCCATCAATAACACCAAGAACATACCGAGATGAGTGAGAATTTTGCACTCAGGTGTCTCTGTGGTGCCGTTAAATTGATGGTTACCTCACGTGCATTAAGTCATGAGGCAGCTGGAAAACTACCTTCATTATAAGTATCTGACTTTTCTAGGTGCTTGTGAGTAGCAACCAGCTCTAGATATACTGTTTCCGAACTGAACTTGACCTCAGCCTCCTTGTGCAGGAGAACTAGAGTGAAGGGGATAAACCTGTGCTGATCTATACAGCGTTACATTATTGCTAATCAATCTGCTTCTTGCAGCATTTCTTCTCACTTTTTCACATCTTCACTTTCCACCCTGGTTCACTTTGACTATGATTGCCACGGACATGTGCAACTAAGTGTATGCTCAAATGTGGATGATTCTctgtcacatgcacacacatgcacaccataAGGCGCCCTGTCAGGTATTGAATAGTCAGTGCTGCAGAGCCGAAAAGAAAGAAGCCTTGGTTATTCATGTGTGatagtgctgctgcagaggaccCAGCTGGCTCCCACCGAGCtacgtcagtgtgtgtgtgtgtgtgtgagacacagagagagagagagacagaaacagagagtaTGTATGTGTCAGAGGCatgattgcatgtgtgtgagagaatgtgtgtgtgtgtgtgtgtttatgtgtgtatgcgtaCACCTGTCAGTTTGAGCAAATTCACTCACCTGTGACgtcctcattctgtctctctgtaagCCGTCACTGAGAGTGCTCCCCTCAAAGGCCCAggcaacacacatacacacacactcacaggcataTCAGCCATGGGCAGGTGTTGAGATCACTGACTTCTGAAGAGGATTTCACCTATGGCAGTTTGAATGTGTGCCATTAGTAATGaatgctctccctctctctcggtcttgcgtgtgtgcgcacacatcagagggagaaaaagggagaggcagagtgacacaaaaaaaacaaaagtgtgagagggaggaaaaaatgaGCTGGATGTGGAGCCCTGCATTTGTCTTTTGCTTCAGAGTTCTGCAGCGTCTATCAGTGACTTCAATTTTTCAGGGACATCACAGGCCGAGCTTTGTCAGAGTGACAGCGACGATGAATCCTGCAGGACACAAACTCCCACATGCACAACTGGAGATGTGTCGCTCATGTAGTAAAGCTGCATTCTTCCATCTAGTGgccacatttgcacacacactcatatacttTCATGCACGTAGGCAACAACAGAGATCAGTATCATGATattaaaagtaatattttttcCAATAACTAATTTTGCTAGTTTTTAATCAGAATTTCCTTACGACAATTAATTTGGACAACGGTGTCCAGCCTTAATTGCACTTTTGCTTACAAATCTAGGATTTGTTCATTTAGGTTTTCATGTCATCTAATCACTGCTGAAGCATCCAATCATCCTGTAAATTCTATCGCAGGTAAGTAACACTACACAATTCTGTCTTAGTttgagagagaggcagatttcaaaaatgacatttttatctttaaaaagtataatgagcatatttatttataataacttAAGTTTCAAATCAAATTCTTTCTCTGAGGTTCAGACAATCAGGCAGCTCCAATTTATATGTAGAGGTCAAATGAGGCTTTCAGAGACATGTGTGGCAAATCTCAGACAAGACTGAAGTCCAGGCTGTCGCAGTAGTGGCCACCGGGGCTTATTGTcagtaaaacaaattaaaagtaaTAATGTATGACCTCCGGGGGTGTGATTTTGTGCAGTCCTCTGTCTGCACCAGAAATGTTCCCCTTCAGTAAGAATGACAACTTAACCAACTTGTTAAACTAGAGAGTTAACAAAGTCCAAACATTTAAATCAGACATCACAATTCATCCTTTTAACAGCAGATTGCATCCTGACCTGTGAGTAAACTCCTGGCCTTTTGATTGGCTGTCAACACCCTCCTCTGGGACACTAATGCTCAGGCAACATATTCATGAACTTTGAGGACAAATGTGATGCTGGGACCACCTTTCTACTGCCAAAATCCATTGCtcatcagcagtgtgtgtgtgtgtgtgtgtgttggggggggtgACATTATAAACAGGTCTTGGAAATTATCTGATTGCAtctgtatttttaacatttgtctCATGCATTTCAATGAATTATTCAAATGTGCTCAATTAAAAGTGGTGTGcgtgtgaccgtgtgtgtgtgtgtgtgtgtgtgtgtgtgtgtgtgtgtgtgtgtgtgtgtgtgtgtgtgtgtgtgtgtgtgtgtgtgtgtgtgtgtgtgtgagtgcagtgaGCATCACTTCTGATGGTCTAAGTACAGAACACAGCTGCCACTTCACATTGCAATTATACCATTACAGTACAGAGTTGACGACTGGCCTGCATGCATCACTGTGaccacacagtctctctctctctctctctctctctctcacacacacacacacacacactcacacacacacactgtaactaCAAAACCACACATATAAATGTATGCACTCTGAACAAGCTTCTCCACTGCTACAAACATCATTCTGCACATAGATGTTAAGCAGTAGCCCGCTCTGCCTGTACAGTATATGCTCACTGTATTACAGTGTATGAATaggagcagaggcagcagccGCATAACTTGAAACTGTAATAcctagtttcttttttttccatttatctaATTTTATTCTTGGCTACCTAACACCTCTAGGCTTTACCTGAATTTCTCAGctttgcccaaggacactgtCATGTCAGCCAATTAATGACCCACTGTGGACCTATAgtgggaaaacagaaaatgggtCATAGAGGTCagtgctgtctctctctctctctctctctctctctctctctctctcacacacacacacacacacacaccttgtgcAGTTTTCCTTTTATCTCTGTTGTAGGGTCTCTTTTGCCTCTTATTGCTCATCCTGCTgctcatcctgctgctgctgttttggcaCATTGCTGGGCTCACAGGTGAGCGATGGAAACTGGCTCCTTCACCATCAGAGGTCTCAGCTTAATATTTGCCCCTGTTATAAAGGCTGTGTAGGTGGACAGCTACAAGCTACTTAGATTGGTGTTTTTCAACTTTTATAATATGTGTTCTTGGTAGTATAACAATTTATGAAGTGAaggaaaacagcatttattttatttttttattgttctgcAATAATATTTATGAGGCATTTGCTTGTGAACTcaattaaatctttaaatttGTTGTTTGTCACAAAGCACTTAAACTTCCTCATAACAGCTCTCATTGGGCATTCATGgctaattttctttttcaggtaATGCTGGTAAATGATAAACAGTTTTGAGTAGCGGGGAACTGGAATTATTAGAATGGATATTGGTTACAATTAGGCAAGCAATAACTAACTAAACAAATAGAAACGATATAAGAATATTTCAcacaattataataataataataataatatcacacATCATACTAATGACTGCATCCACCTCATCTGACATAATCAAGCgctgttttatttacagtttaaaaatatcaaaatatcagtACAGTCGGAGGCTACGACTGACGTCAGCGCGCTCTTCGCGTACGTCTGCTCCTGGAGGCTCCCCGTGACGTCATCACGCATCGTTTCCAAACAATACTCAGGAAAGAGCCACGTTGACGATCCAGCCTCAAGTGTTGTCCACAATCTCAGGCAGAGTAAAGAGGGATTTGTGTGCTGGACGCTCCGGTTCCTCTTCGCTGCTGACTCCAGATCAGAGCAGACATGTCGTCGCCGCCGAAGGAGAAGGTGGAAACCAAAGGAGGACATCTCCCTGCAGGTAAACCAACCTGGggctgctgtgttgtgtttttcgAAGCTTCCTACAAAGCTGGAGGCCTTTGTTTCTGCATTGTCTCAAATCATCACATAATGATGCTTAGCACTTGTGCAGATGACAGCGCCTGGCACCGCGTCCCAGCCACGCAGTGTTTCCGGATCTGTGGTGTAATCTGCTTCACTTCTCTATTTCGCTCATTCTCTTACTTCCTGATTGGCGTTAGATCACGTAGCACCGTGATTCGTGGTCACATTGTAGCCACTGGTAACCATCGCAGGCCAACGTGAAGGTTTTAGCTACATGGCTGCGGTGATTGCTGCTGTGTAGCGCTGACGTGGAGGTCACAGGCTCCAGTCTCGTGGATGCAGGCTGGAGGAAAACAGATAAGGCGCACGTAGACATGAGCAGTGTGGCAGGGCCTCAGCAGCTGCACGACTGATAGCACAGTGAGATAACAGATGCCCCTTACACCCAACCTGAGACTAGTGGGAGGGCTGCAGCCTGTCAGTCTTTAACAAGCATGCAGCCATGCTAATGTAGATGTGTGAGCACTGCAGATTTTTCCCATCACCACTCCTTCAGTCagcagtgaggtcagaggtcatggtAAGGAAGGTACATAACAGCTGTCCTGCAGCTGGTAAGAATTCAGgctcttgctcaaggacacttcagcaggatGGCTGCTTGCCagcgcttttttttttcattttaaccttTAATCTTTCAGCTGCGGGACAGGCTTATAACTCTGCCACCAAACTAAACAGCAGAGAGGTCATACATTCTCCTTCAGTTTAAAATAAAGTTGAAGTCCCAAACCGCCGGTACAGTGCAAGGCCATATTTTTAACCGAACTATCCAAACACAACATGGATTAAgtgtgttattctgtgtgttGTTAGCTGTACATTGATCACTTGTGTGCTCTTGAACTAATTGTTTCATTACTTCTGGTAATCAGTGTGCATATGcatgtccctgtgtgtgtgcgtgtgtgtgtgtgtgtcgcagtAAAGGCAGGAGGTATGAGGATAGTGCAGAAGcaccagcctgctgctgctgctgccccagaACCACCGCTCAAAGATGATGACGAGGAGGAGTACGTCAGCAGCAGGTATCACACCCATACACACTCATGGAGGGATTACTGAATGGACCTGCAGGGCTCAGGGGCCCAGTGGTGGGGGAGTATCTGTTTTAAGTGACTGTTAACATTTCTTGTTAGAAAGTCAATCAAATAAGttagagacacaaaatgacaacaaagagaCACCACATCACAACTACAGAGACTATAAAAACAAGAGatgcaaatgaatgcaaagagacacagaaagaccccaagGACACCCAGAGGTACTACAGATGACAGGGCCACGtcatttctgctcattttatgtgtttttgagTGTCTTGTTCTCATGTACGAGAAGACGATCACAATCCGTACACACAACAAAAGACACATAAGCAGCTACAAACATTTACCTCCGAGGTTAAACTGATTCGGTGCTCTCTACAGTTAGCGCGAGAGACCGTCCGTGCTATCTACGACTCCGTGGTGATTTGTAAGTTGGTaatcacacccacacacacactctgtaaaCTGTCAACTAAGCAATTTAGCTGCTTCCACTTTCCTATAAGGCTATACTGTAGGCAGTTTTGCAGAAGACTTGGTGTGTACTGTTGCCAGCTAATTTGGTAAACAACATAATTACTGCATAATTACAGCATTAACTTGAACAGCCCATTCAGCAGTCACTATTGTTTGCCATAAGCAGCCTTGGTTTGCATGTTTTACATCACACTGACTATTGAGCAACAATAACTGTTCTGTTTCCATATTAGCATGTTTGCTGCCTGAATGTGTTGTTTGTACACTCCAGTCTGTGATGGAGGCGGTGCAAGTTGttgcttatttgtttattaattgtgtgtgtgtgtgtgtgtgtgtgtgtgtgtgtgtgtgtgtgtgtgtgtgtgtgtgtgtgtcccgttaCACCCACATATGTCTTCTCAATATTCATGAGGACCTGTCAGCTATGTGCGTTTCAGTACAGGTGGCTCATTCACACCTCctatctatatgtgtgtgtgtgtgtgtgtgtatgttcctGTGTTAATGAGAGGTGATAAATGAGAACTGACAAGCAGTTCACAGCAGTGAGCAGAGTTCAAGAACATTGCCAACTGTTTAGAAATGTTGCCCTGCATATACTTTATACGCATTGCATGCTCTTTGTTCTCCCTGCTTGTTGTTGGAGTATTTTCCTGTAATTCAGAGCAGGGATATTGCGAGGCCTGCCGGTGCGTAGAAGTCATTCTATTTTGCTCCCCTTGCATTTGTGCCTAGAGTACACCAGTGAAAAGTGAGGTCAAGTAGgtaatagaaaacaaaaacaacacgcTAACTTGGCTCATACTTCTCAAGGATAAAAGTCTGCTTGAGGAAAAGGGAACACTCCAGACTACAGGAGAGACTTATTGATTTCATTATTAGCACACACTGGTCAGAGTGTTACCACCGCTTCAGCATGTTGAATATGCACTTAAGTAACCGAGTGTTTACACCGCATGCCACATGACTGTGTGGTCTACCGCAACCACCACCAGTTAGGTGACAAGTAAAGACATAAaggccaaaaaaataaaaacttgaaaGATGCACTTCttcattttcaataattttgAATCATTTAATCTTTCACTCTATGAAATGTAAAGTATTAATGTCACTTAGTTTTGACCAAATAGTCCTTGTAGAGCTTTTAATCAAAGAGGAGGAATCATTACTTGGGCTGTGAAAACAAATAGTCAAATAGTGCATTTTAATCATACAGGGAAACCATTTAAAATCAACCATTAGCTTGATAAACTCCTCTTGGCCTGGTTGTGTAAACACAGGTTTACCTTCCTCCTGTGAAATGTTTATCTTTGATTACAAATTACCTGTCAGTGCATCCAGAAAGGGCGGCTTAGTAACTGCGCTCATCAGTAAATACAGTCAGTGTAACGCTCTCACTTGGGCACACactgtctgtccctctctgtgccaCACTGATGGACGTCTAGCAGGTGGCTACTGGGTAAATTTCACATTAGTAGCAGCCAGTGAAGCGTTGTAGTCAGGGGAACACCTGCCGCACCCAATCTAGCCGAGATGGACAGATggggcaaagagagagagagagggagagagggagggagggagagagagagaggtggccGGGCTTAtggtgaggagagaggggaggaataTTGTGGTATGGAGATGCAACGGTGATATGAAGATATGAAAGAGGAAAGATTTTACTTGCTAAGAGAGGGAGTAATGGAAGATAGAGAAGGGTCAGGAGGGGTGAGATGCAGCCGAGGAAGGGAGGCATAAGCCATAACAAACTGGTGACCCAGCAGAGGCCCCCTGCCCACTAACTGTCAGGTGAATATGTTTCTCAAATGCATCAGGATTAGGTGCAGTGCTGCTTcttctgtgtaaaaatgcaaTGTTCAAATGAGAGTTAGAGAACCAAGAGAGCGGGAGACGTAAAAGGAGATGAACATAAGGTTGTTTTCATAATTTAATATGTTGCGTCTTCTTAACATGATTTATTAGCTGCTCAAATGCCGTTTGGGTGACACTGTCGGCGAAAAGTGTAAAAACTGCATGCGCTGCAAGGCGATCATGTCAGAGGACTCATGTCAGTTGCGCTGTCACGTCTCCTACATATTTTGGTGAGCGGTGGATGTGTTCCAGAGCCTCCGAAAAAGAGCgggtggtgctgtgtgtgtgtgcgcgcttgaCTTAatcactgcacacaaacactgtacgCAGGAACTGTTGTGAAATGTGCAGTA
Encoded here:
- the dap gene encoding death-associated protein 1 homolog → MSSPPKEKVETKGGHLPAVKAGGMRIVQKHQPAAAAAPEPPLKDDDEEEYVSSSPPKAPMIVSGVVTKGDRDFTPAAAQVAHQKPQPCVPKLPSVQHINQHIHQPRK